In a genomic window of Thermosynechococcus sp. CL-1:
- a CDS encoding ChaN family lipoprotein, with protein MASPLGQRLRQWRSSPAWQPLAFTLAIALLVAGTHSVKAQQVWRGSESVPLQRAYADWQQKHILYLGETHDSVADHQAQLQILQELQRRGRPLAIALEMIQRPFQAALDAYIGGEITEMELLEQTQYAQRWGFPWSLYAPIFRFAKEQQIPLIALNTPTEVTRQVARQGLESLGEDDFRYIPPLADIDLSNTAYRDRLQEIFVAAHQGMSHSMNFDFFYQAQVLWDETMAKVIAKQHQRHPDRLILVLTGRGHVYFGDGIPQRVQRRLAPNLRQAIILLNPTATEKAKPRIADWFWQNDPSL; from the coding sequence TTGGCATCCCCCCTTGGACAGCGGTTGCGCCAGTGGCGATCCTCCCCTGCTTGGCAGCCTTTAGCTTTTACTTTAGCGATCGCCCTTTTGGTCGCGGGAACCCACAGTGTGAAAGCGCAGCAGGTCTGGCGGGGCAGTGAATCCGTCCCCCTGCAAAGAGCCTATGCCGACTGGCAGCAAAAGCACATCCTCTATTTGGGTGAAACCCACGATAGCGTGGCCGATCATCAGGCACAACTGCAAATTTTGCAGGAATTGCAACGGCGGGGTCGCCCCCTAGCGATCGCCCTTGAAATGATTCAGCGTCCCTTTCAAGCCGCCCTCGATGCCTACATTGGCGGTGAAATTACCGAGATGGAATTGCTGGAGCAAACCCAATATGCCCAGCGCTGGGGCTTCCCTTGGTCGCTGTATGCACCGATTTTTCGCTTTGCCAAGGAGCAGCAGATTCCCCTGATTGCCCTGAATACGCCCACCGAAGTCACCCGCCAAGTGGCACGCCAAGGTCTAGAGAGCTTAGGGGAAGATGATTTTCGCTATATTCCACCCCTAGCAGATATTGACTTGAGCAACACTGCCTATCGCGATCGCCTGCAGGAGATTTTTGTTGCTGCCCATCAAGGGATGAGCCACAGTATGAATTTTGACTTCTTTTACCAAGCTCAAGTCCTTTGGGATGAAACGATGGCCAAAGTCATTGCTAAACAGCATCAGCGGCATCCCGATCGCCTGATTCTGGTGCTGACGGGGCGGGGTCATGTTTATTTTGGCGATGGCATTCCCCAACGGGTACAGCGACGGCTGGCCCCCAACCTCCGCCAAGCCATTATCCTCCTCAACCCGACAGCAACGGAAAAAGCCAAACCCCGCATTGCCGACTGGTTCTGGCAAAATGATCCCTCTCTCTAA